A region of Theileria annulata chromosome 2, complete sequence, *** SEQUENCING IN PROGRESS *** DNA encodes the following proteins:
- a CDS encoding uncharacterized protein (chr2.cand.378 - hypothetical protein, conserved, pfl2150C), whose translation MAGGNAKQQKAQQKALEKQKQKIVEDKTFGLKNKKSKSVQKYIKSIQQQITGQPPKDSDKYIAQQNKEKEEKNRIMQQKALIASLFKTTETVKQVSMESQKLYEPKQSRMDQKIDIYLDQRIQRSKEDENMSTWDITTLEGVVQQKNTNSCTTDIICKYFLQAVESKKYGWFWVCPNGGDDCKYRHCLPPGFVLASDVPQEVVDDDETLEEMIERQRRELPPGGEMVTEESFKRWKEEKEKGRLDELKDRVTKDSTTQLTGKDLFTFNPNLFMDDEGAADDFDYDEDIDLDELIRENEESLTKGNVLPDDVSSFYNYFTSYNCVILNTVKIFCDLINDVLGYGISENPFIVIHIANVYLI comes from the exons ATGGCAGGAGGAAACGCCAAGCAACAGAAGGCCCAGCAAAAGGCACTGGAAAAACAAAAACAGAAAATCGTAGAGGATAAAACCTTCGgcctaaaaaataaaaaaagCAAATCAGTtcaaaa ATATATAAAGAGTATACAACAGCAGATTACCGGACAACCTCCAAAGGATAGCGATAAGTATATCGCCCAGcaaaataaagaaaaggAGGAAAAGAATAGAATCATGCAACAAAAAGCTCTAATCGCATCCCTTTTCAAAA cTACCGAGACCGTGAAGCAAGTGAGTATGGAGTCTCAGAAGCTTTATGAACCCAAACAATCAAGAATGGACCAGAAAATAGATATTTATTTAGATCAACGTATCCAACGATCTAAGGAAG ATGAGAATATGAGTACTTGGGATATAACAACACTGGAAGGTGTAGTGCAACAAAAAAACACTAACTCCTGTACCACTGATATCATATGCAAGTACTTCCTACAAGCAGTTGAGTCCAAG aaatatgGCTGGTTTTGGGTTTGCCCAAATGGCGGTGATGACTGTAAATATAGGCATTGTCTTCCTCCAG GGTTTGTGTTGGCTAGCGATGTACCACAAGAAGTAGTTGACGATGATGAAACCCTAGAAGAAATGATAGAACGACAG AGGAGAGAGCTTCCACCTGGAGGTGAAATGGTAACTGAGGAATCATTTAAGCGATGGAAGGAGGAAAAGGAAAAAGGCCGTTTAGACGAACTAAAAGATAGAGTAACTAAGGACTCAACAACACAGCTTACCGGGAAGGATCTATTCACCTTTAACCCGAACCTCTTCATGGATGATGAAGGGGCTGCAGACGATTTCGACTACGACGAAGATATCGATCTCGACGAACTAATTAGAGAGAACGAAGAAAGCTTAACAAAAGGAAATGTCCTTCCAGATGACGTAAGTtctttttataattatttcacaTCATATAACtgtgtaattttaaatactGTAAAAATATTCTGTGACTTAATTAATGATGTTTTAGGTTACGGAATCTCTGAAAACCCTTTCATTGTGATCCATATCGCAAATGTATACCTAATCTaa
- a CDS encoding uncharacterized protein (chr2.cand.376 - hypothetical protein, conserved, pf14_0413), with product MLTKPLLSPGFYNILNKFNGNLYKKSFSTLIFTSKLSQLKPFDHQSSSLHIGSNYQNVLISSDFNFNLIRCCDFQLNYKSFFSTRSNVTTRPLWDLHSGIITELIERSDFVALDVEYTGLHVKDERFIGVDKCYESHSLGAKKFIPCQIGLTMAKYENDLWKLTTTSLFTIPSEGKSFSVNMSTLNFLKDNNFDFNSWIRDGITHLTPKEEEERKSLIVSKLHQIQLNLKNLSDSNVESTRNTSNVNTEYDVSSIKDLEDRRVVEQMIERINEWILVEGDEGRAPLEFEVESAFLRLLMHSVISIKYPNLYSNSSQRNGVRYVMVYKTQMELLEEERKLLEEELEAINKQVGLRTLFDKISKNNKILVGHNCFYDILHIYQTFYGDLPENVEDFKKKWVQVFPTIFDTKYISEYYQQFTPHTTLKSLYNSFLPNQNVLNRFEISSLGTRGIVCGYGNVLNEAEKEHEAGYDSLMTAIVFIHQLETVIKNKNSSLNNLIKAYLDTSNTANSMGKVIMNIFGEVVNSVRLVKCQPSVINMNNEEDMSKHFYMFGFPNVWKKWEIMKIWSPLWVSISWIDETSCWIIAKNSEDVKNINLIYKMMKNPQFKLYNYGQYLEKISQSTI from the coding sequence ATGTTAACAAAACCCTTATTATCTCCTGGATTctacaatatattaaataaatttaatggaaatttatataaaaaatcgTTTTCTACCTTGATTTTTACGAGTAAATTATCGCAACTTAAACCTTTCGATCACCAATCCAGTTCTCTACACATTGGttcaaattatcaaaatgttttaatttcatcagattttaattttaatttgataagGTGCTGTGATTTTCAACTGAATTATAAAAGCTTTTTTTCTACTAGATCAAATGTGACTACCAGACCATTATGGGACCTACACAGCGGAATAATTACAGAGTTGATTGAGAGGTCGGATTTTGTAGCTCTGGACGTAGAATACACGGGGCTACATGTGAAGGATGAACGTTTTATAGGAGTTGATAAGTGCTATGAGTCACACTCTTTGGGAGCAAAAAAGTTTATTCCCTGCCAAATAGGACTAACGATGGCGAAATACGAGAATGATCTTTGGAAACTGACCACAACATCACTGTTTACGATCCCATCAGAAGGGAAGAGCTTTTCAGTTAACATGTCTACGCTTAACTTTCTAAAGGATAACAATTTCGACTTTAATAGTTGGATAAGAGATGGAATAACCCATCTGACACCAAAAGAAGAGGAGGAAAGGAAATCGCTAATAGTATCGAAACTTCATCAGATACAGTtgaatttaaagaatttgTCCGATTCAAACGTTGAAAGCACCAGAAACACTAGTAATGTGAATACAGAATACGATGTTAGTAGTATAAAGGATTTAGAAGATAGAAGAGTAGTGGAGCAAATGATAGAAAGGATAAATGAGTGGATACTAGTGGAAGGCGATGAGGGGAGAGCGCCGTTGGAATTTGAAGTTGAAAGTGCCTTTTTAAGACTTCTAATGCACTCTGTTATCTCAATCAAGTACCCAAATTTGTATAGTAACTCATCTCAGAGGAACGGAGTTAGGTATGTAATGGTTTACAAGACTCAGATGGAACTATTAGAGGAGGAGCGGAAACTATTGGAGGAAGAACTAGAGGCCATAAATAAGCAAGTAGGACTCAGAACACTATTTGACAAGATTTCcaaaaacaataaaatacTTGTGGGCCACAATTGCTTCTACGacattttacacatttatcaAACTTTCTACGGCGATTTGCCTGAAAACGTAGAGGACTTCAAGAAGAAGTGGGTCCAAGTGTTTCCAACCATTTTCGACACCAAATATATATCAGAATATTACCAACAGTTCACACCTCACACAACTCTAAAATCTCTATACAATTCATTCTTACCTAATCAAAATGTGTTAAACAGGTTTGAAATAAGTTCCTTGGGCACTCGCGGAATTGTTTGTGGATACGGAAATGTACTAAATGAGGCCGAGAAAGAACATGAAGCTGGATATGATAGTTTAATGACTGCAATAGTATTCATACATCAACTTGAGACTGTgattaagaataaaaatagttCATTAAACAACTTAATTAAGGCATACCTGGACACATCTAACACGGCAAACAGTATGGGAAAGGtgataatgaatatatttggGGAAGTAGTGAATTCAGTAAGATTAGTGAAGTGTCAACCTTCtgtaataaatatgaataatgaAGAGGACATGTCAAAGCACTTTTATATGTTCGGGTTTCCAAACGTGTGGAAAAAGTGGGAAATCATGAAAATATGGTCTCCGCTCTGGGTTTCAATCTCATGGATCGATGAAACCTCTTGCTGGATAATCGCCAAAAATTCAGAGGACGTAAAGAACATCAATTTAATCTACAAAATGATGAAGAATCCACAGTTCAAACTCTATAATTATGGACaatatttggaaaaaatCAGTCAATCAACaatttaa